In the genome of Eschrichtius robustus isolate mEscRob2 chromosome 2, mEscRob2.pri, whole genome shotgun sequence, the window TTGCTCAGCATGCTGCTTGGGTTGCAACCATTCCCTATATCCAGAGATTTCTAGACCCCTGAAGCAAGAgtagggggcagggagggtccACCCTGAACTGGAACCCTGGCTGTAGGAGTTCAGATAAGGAAATTCAGACAAGGGCACCTCAGTTTCCCACTGAGCACTCACGTGGTGCACTAAATCCTCCAAGTCTCCCTAAGTGCTGGGCGTCGTCTCTCTGACATAATAGGGAAAGAGGCATCCAGAGGGGAGTCTGGGCCAGGGTCACAAGCCCTTGTTCCTAATCATCTCCTCCCTGCACCCTAATGGTGTTTTCTTTTCAGGTGTTGCAGTCTCAGAGATGGAGGACTTGGCTTCCAATCCTCTGACTTCTCCCTCCAGCCACCCCTCCCCTACTTCAGTGGAAAACCTCAACAGCCAAGAGAACACAGAGAGAGGCTCCATCCCCCACCCTAGCACCCCTAGTTCAGAGGCAGATTCCATAACCCCCTCAAATTCAGAGGCAACCTCCACCATGCAGCCCACCTCCTCACAAGCAGAGACAGTCACCCACGCCAGCTCTGGCTCTCCCAGTTCAGAGCACACCCTCACCTCCCACTCTAGCCCCCTGAGTTCCATCTCCTTGACCACCCTGCATCGGAGCCCCACTCACCCCAATCCCAGCACGGTGCCTTCCTCCGTGTCCTCGGCCACCACTGACGGGACATCCGTGGCCTCTGACCTTGGTGAGTATTGGGACATTTGGGCAGATGGGGGATGGTTGTGGATACCAGGGTGCAGTTCTGAGAT includes:
- the CIST1 gene encoding uncharacterized homolog isoform X1, with protein sequence MAGSQLPQPLLRLWCCLLALALLLKSGGSFGTTSVTSTGVAVSEMEDLASNPLTSPSSHPSPTSVENLNSQENTERGSIPHPSTPSSEADSITPSNSEATSTMQPTSSQAETVTHASSGSPSSEHTLTSHSSPLSSISLTTLHRSPTHPNPSTVPSSVSSATTDGTSVASDLGDTGAPELHRNPGVVVAVCLLVSVLLIGCVIMAVRCCHTGVSEFQKLDEGLVSRRSSSACHTLE
- the CIST1 gene encoding uncharacterized homolog isoform X2 codes for the protein MEDLASNPLTSPSSHPSPTSVENLNSQENTERGSIPHPSTPSSEADSITPSNSEATSTMQPTSSQAETVTHASSGSPSSEHTLTSHSSPLSSISLTTLHRSPTHPNPSTVPSSVSSATTDGTSVASDLGDTGAPELHRNPGVVVAVCLLVSVLLIGCVIMAVRCCHTGVSEFQKLDEGLVSRRSSSACHTLE